From a region of the Pirellulales bacterium genome:
- a CDS encoding DUF1963 domain-containing protein, translated as MMIVKKSSKAHPELDMAAAAKAFAAYAAAEKLTGELVTSVWDLYSVETLRKRHNLRIGEAFPTDIFVFGKGEPDDPSCTKVGGRPFWPADQEWPSAPDGSPCHFLAQFNFADSIDIIGDNLPGTVLLLLTDSKEDWLWCEDGLSFHWMSADISPAKNLIVPSAIGSSGSFYGTIHRSADYPDAGDAAHKLAVSQNYNLPILNGTKIGGLPHFIQGGADTDNYFLCQLGSIQAAPYAPYPWVNQRDPLGLDFNNNGIYGDDNCAVFGDMGSIYLFIDVNGNVSRLFESY; from the coding sequence ATGATGATCGTCAAAAAGTCTTCCAAAGCACATCCCGAACTCGATATGGCTGCGGCCGCAAAGGCGTTCGCCGCATATGCTGCCGCAGAGAAGCTGACTGGCGAACTAGTCACTAGCGTGTGGGATCTGTACTCGGTCGAAACACTCCGGAAACGACATAATCTTCGTATTGGCGAGGCGTTTCCCACCGATATTTTCGTGTTTGGCAAGGGCGAACCTGATGATCCATCATGTACGAAGGTCGGTGGCCGTCCGTTTTGGCCCGCCGATCAAGAGTGGCCCAGCGCACCGGATGGTTCCCCGTGTCACTTTCTTGCTCAATTTAATTTCGCCGACTCGATAGACATCATCGGCGACAATCTGCCGGGTACGGTGCTCTTGCTTCTCACCGATTCAAAGGAAGATTGGCTCTGGTGTGAGGATGGTCTCTCCTTTCACTGGATGTCGGCGGACATTAGTCCCGCCAAAAACCTAATCGTTCCTTCCGCCATCGGTTCTTCTGGTTCATTCTACGGCACTATCCACCGCTCAGCCGATTACCCTGATGCTGGAGATGCTGCCCACAAATTAGCTGTGTCGCAAAACTACAATCTGCCGATCTTAAACGGTACAAAAATCGGTGGGCTACCACACTTCATTCAAGGTGGCGCGGATACAGACAATTATTTCCTCTGCCAACTTGGTTCAATTCAAGCCGCTCCATACGCGCCGTACCCTTGGGTAAACCAGCGCGACCCGCTTGGACTTGATTTCAACAATAATGGAATCTACGGCGACGACAACTGTGCCGTGTTTGGCGATATGGGTAGCATTTACCTGTTCATTGATGTAAACGGGAATGTTTCGCGGTTATTTGAGAGCTACTGA
- a CDS encoding cytochrome P460 family protein, translated as MHYVWRSLAVGSFLLASGVVFWQAAAAENENPVDQPNMDRAKKENRADTDDSADNPPLTTQQQTELLSEQTSQSIVDRISQRAKNLVRVTDAPYSIDWKVAQLCREPTPQELPLENPHRAHWIHVHVNALAEKPIQTGTGVYPPGSLIIKEKFAGTLPWAQPAPRNEANLQNAPASRKERLKTPELFTAMLKREPGYNPDCGDWEFLVIDGRATQVLARGKIESCMDCHKDYKGTDYVTRAYLPAVTENKPPQ; from the coding sequence ATGCACTATGTATGGCGCAGTTTGGCCGTGGGGAGTTTTCTGCTTGCTAGTGGAGTGGTCTTTTGGCAGGCGGCCGCCGCGGAAAATGAGAATCCGGTGGATCAACCGAATATGGACAGGGCAAAAAAAGAAAACAGGGCAGATACGGACGACAGTGCCGACAATCCGCCGCTAACCACTCAACAACAAACGGAGCTACTAAGCGAACAGACAAGCCAGTCGATTGTCGATCGGATCTCGCAGCGCGCAAAAAATTTGGTGCGGGTGACGGATGCTCCTTACAGCATCGATTGGAAAGTGGCGCAATTATGCAGAGAGCCCACGCCCCAAGAACTACCGCTGGAAAATCCGCATCGCGCACATTGGATTCACGTCCACGTGAATGCGCTGGCGGAAAAACCGATCCAAACGGGCACGGGAGTCTACCCACCCGGCAGCCTCATCATCAAAGAAAAATTTGCGGGTACATTACCCTGGGCTCAACCGGCTCCCCGGAATGAGGCGAATTTGCAAAATGCTCCAGCCAGTCGCAAAGAGCGCCTCAAAACCCCCGAACTCTTCACCGCCATGCTCAAGCGCGAGCCGGGCTACAACCCCGACTGCGGCGACTGGGAGTTCTTGGTCATCGACGGCCGGGCCACACAGGTCCTCGCCCGTGGCAAAATCGAATCCTGCATGGACTGCCATAAAGACTATAAAGGGACCGACTATGTCACGCGGGCGTATCTGCCGGCGGTCACAGAAAATAAACCCCCGCAATAA
- a CDS encoding DUF1553 domain-containing protein, with translation MPILAQYCRWYPATCAVLWSAITLLVACPTYAEDALGKSADQPQSADQLIKYNRDIRPILVENCFACHGADSAARQAELRLDKREAAIQKGALSPGAPDKSALIERILSSDPEMVMPPPTTHKTLSPEQRELLRRWIADGAEYEPHWSYQTPRRPELPPVKNTSWPRNPIDHFILAQLEAAGLQPAPEADRRTLARRWSLDITGLPPDPADVEAFVNDNSADAAEKYVDRLMAQPEWGEHRARYWLDYARYADTHGIHFDNFREMWSYRDWMIKSFNDNKPFDQFTIENLAGDLLPNATLEQQIGSGFNRCNMTTNEGGAIDEEYLVLYARDRTDTTAQVWLGLTAGCAVCHDHKFDALAQKEFYALSAFFNNTTQRAMDGNIRDTPPIVPVPQSADRARWEQIGGEIDSARSAQVARREAARGDFNAWLDAAQPEELSAGIPRDKLQLHAPLAEGSGAKIQAVQNGETREHNLIEGATWSPGRANLSALKIAGQAPLSLADAGNFESDQPFSFGAWIKLPDIDVTSAVFARMDDGNGYRGWDLWIDNNRVGAHLVNSWAGDAIKVFSKAQLKKPREWQHVFVTYDGSKKAEGVKVYIDGQPQPIEIANNNLKSTIKTDVPLKLGQRHNSSRIENLALADVRLYDRELSATEVDSLAQAERVLPAVQKARDQRNEAETAELFAWWLQNQDAPSREIQTRIAALEKEQNEIKARSTIAHVMHEKPDMPKAHVLFRGDYDKRRDEVAAAVPAALPPFPADFPRNRLGLAKWLLLPEHPLTARVTVNRMWQEVFGLGLVRTTGDLGISGELPSHPELLDWLAVEFRESGWDMKKFYRMLLLSASYRQAALNTPEKLAKDPQNRLLSRGPRFRMDAEMVRDTALAASGLLVRKIGGPSVRPYQPEGVWEAVAMLESNTRNYQRDQGENLYRRSMYTFWKRAAPPASMEIFNAPNRETCAVKRDRTNTPLQALVTLNDTQFVEAARKLAEMALAQGGPTTEERLRFVALRLIGRPLSAAEQEILSRSLADFAAHYASAPADAAALLAVGESKSDPAFQAEELAAWTMTVNVLLNMDEALCK, from the coding sequence ATGCCCATACTCGCCCAATATTGCCGCTGGTATCCTGCAACGTGCGCAGTCCTGTGGAGTGCGATTACGTTGCTGGTGGCATGTCCCACTTACGCAGAGGATGCGCTCGGAAAGTCGGCGGACCAGCCTCAATCAGCCGATCAACTGATCAAGTACAATCGCGACATTCGGCCAATTCTGGTCGAGAATTGTTTTGCCTGTCATGGGGCGGACTCGGCCGCGCGTCAGGCTGAATTGCGACTGGACAAGCGGGAAGCGGCGATTCAAAAGGGGGCGTTATCTCCCGGCGCGCCCGACAAAAGCGCGCTGATCGAGCGTATCCTGAGCAGCGACCCGGAAATGGTCATGCCCCCGCCCACCACGCATAAGACTCTTTCTCCCGAGCAAAGAGAATTACTGCGGCGGTGGATTGCGGACGGAGCGGAGTATGAGCCACATTGGTCGTATCAAACTCCCCGTCGGCCAGAGCTTCCCCCGGTCAAAAACACCTCCTGGCCACGCAATCCGATCGATCATTTTATCTTGGCCCAGTTGGAAGCCGCCGGCCTGCAACCCGCCCCAGAGGCGGACCGCCGCACACTGGCTCGCCGCTGGAGTCTGGACATCACGGGTCTGCCGCCGGACCCGGCCGATGTCGAGGCGTTTGTGAATGACAACTCCGCCGACGCGGCCGAAAAGTACGTGGATCGGCTGATGGCCCAGCCGGAATGGGGGGAGCACCGCGCCCGCTATTGGTTGGATTATGCCCGCTATGCCGACACGCACGGCATCCATTTTGACAACTTCCGCGAGATGTGGTCTTATCGCGACTGGATGATCAAATCCTTTAACGATAACAAGCCTTTTGATCAATTCACGATCGAGAATCTGGCGGGGGACCTGTTGCCCAACGCCACGCTGGAACAACAAATCGGCAGCGGGTTTAATCGCTGCAACATGACCACCAACGAAGGGGGAGCCATTGATGAAGAGTATCTTGTCCTGTACGCCCGCGATCGGACGGATACGACGGCGCAAGTGTGGTTGGGCTTGACTGCGGGCTGCGCTGTGTGCCATGACCACAAGTTTGACGCCCTCGCGCAGAAAGAGTTTTACGCGCTGTCGGCGTTTTTTAACAACACCACCCAGCGGGCAATGGATGGCAACATTCGGGACACGCCGCCAATCGTCCCTGTGCCGCAATCCGCCGACCGCGCCCGTTGGGAGCAAATCGGGGGAGAAATTGACAGCGCCCGCAGTGCGCAGGTCGCGCGCCGGGAAGCCGCGCGGGGGGACTTTAACGCGTGGTTGGATGCCGCCCAGCCTGAGGAATTGTCCGCGGGGATTCCGCGGGATAAGTTGCAGTTGCACGCTCCTTTAGCCGAAGGATCCGGCGCTAAAATTCAGGCCGTGCAAAATGGCGAAACCAGGGAGCACAACCTGATTGAGGGGGCTACTTGGTCCCCGGGACGGGCAAATCTATCCGCGCTAAAAATCGCCGGCCAGGCACCATTGTCACTTGCCGATGCGGGAAATTTTGAATCGGATCAGCCTTTTTCCTTTGGCGCTTGGATCAAATTACCCGACATTGACGTCACCAGCGCGGTCTTTGCCCGCATGGATGACGGCAATGGCTATCGCGGTTGGGACCTGTGGATCGATAACAATCGCGTGGGGGCCCATCTGGTCAACTCTTGGGCGGGGGACGCCATCAAGGTTTTTAGCAAAGCCCAACTCAAGAAACCGCGCGAATGGCAACATGTGTTTGTCACGTATGATGGGTCGAAAAAGGCCGAGGGGGTAAAAGTTTATATCGATGGACAGCCGCAGCCAATCGAAATCGCCAACAACAATCTCAAATCGACGATTAAAACCGATGTGCCGCTTAAGTTGGGCCAGCGGCACAATAGTTCGCGGATAGAGAATCTCGCGTTGGCCGATGTGCGGCTCTATGACCGCGAACTTTCCGCGACCGAAGTCGACTCCCTCGCGCAGGCGGAGCGCGTGTTGCCAGCCGTCCAAAAAGCCCGCGACCAGCGAAACGAGGCGGAAACCGCGGAGTTGTTCGCCTGGTGGCTGCAAAACCAAGACGCCCCGTCCCGCGAAATTCAAACTAGGATCGCAGCGCTAGAAAAGGAGCAGAACGAAATCAAGGCCCGCAGCACCATCGCCCATGTGATGCATGAAAAGCCGGACATGCCCAAGGCGCATGTCTTGTTCCGGGGCGATTATGACAAGCGGCGGGACGAGGTTGCGGCCGCGGTTCCCGCCGCGCTGCCGCCGTTTCCCGCGGACTTTCCGCGGAATCGCCTGGGCCTGGCCAAATGGCTGCTGCTGCCCGAACATCCCCTGACCGCGCGGGTGACGGTGAATCGCATGTGGCAAGAAGTCTTTGGCCTGGGTCTGGTGCGGACCACGGGTGACCTGGGCATTAGCGGCGAGTTGCCGTCGCATCCGGAGTTGCTGGATTGGCTGGCGGTGGAATTCCGCGAGAGCGGTTGGGATATGAAAAAGTTTTATCGGATGCTGTTGCTGTCGGCGAGCTACCGTCAGGCGGCGCTGAACACGCCGGAGAAATTGGCCAAGGACCCGCAGAATCGACTGTTGTCGCGCGGACCGCGGTTCCGCATGGACGCCGAGATGGTCCGCGACACGGCCTTGGCGGCCAGCGGTTTATTAGTCCGCAAGATTGGCGGCCCCAGTGTCCGCCCCTATCAGCCGGAAGGAGTGTGGGAGGCGGTGGCGATGCTGGAAAGCAACACGCGTAATTATCAGCGCGACCAGGGTGAAAACCTGTATCGGCGGAGCATGTACACCTTTTGGAAGCGGGCCGCGCCGCCGGCTTCGATGGAGATTTTTAACGCCCCCAACCGCGAGACCTGCGCGGTCAAACGGGACCGGACCAATACACCCTTGCAGGCGCTGGTGACGCTCAATGATACTCAATTTGTGGAAGCCGCGCGTAAGCTGGCGGAAATGGCACTGGCCCAGGGAGGACCAACGACCGAAGAGCGGTTGCGGTTTGTCGCCTTGCGACTGATTGGCCGGCCCCTTTCGGCGGCGGAACAAGAAATCCTTTCCCGATCCCTAGCGGATTTTGCCGCGCATTACGCGAGCGCACCGGCGGACGCGGCGGCGCTTTTGGCCGTGGGCGAGTCAAAATCCGACCCAGCCTTTCAGGCGGAGGAACTAGCCGCGTGGACGATGACGGTCAATGTGCTGCTCAACATGGATGAAGCGCTGTGCAAATAA
- a CDS encoding DUF433 domain-containing protein, with protein sequence MFNWSHCPAVTQNPAIYSGAWVVSGTRVPVALFENLETGATVHDLVE encoded by the coding sequence ATGTTTAACTGGTCCCACTGCCCCGCGGTCACCCAAAATCCCGCCATTTACAGTGGCGCTTGGGTGGTTAGCGGGACGCGCGTCCCGGTGGCACTCTTTGAGAATTTAGAGACGGGAGCCACGGTGCATGACCTTGTGGAATGA
- the trpD gene encoding anthranilate phosphoribosyltransferase gives MNNIQHWTELCQNLIAGQALSIETADQALDAIMRGDIPDEQIGEFLLALRNKGETADEIAGAAMALRRHMRAIRSPHATFLDTCGTGGDGARTFNISTAAALVAAAAGVPVAKHGNRGISSKSGSADVLTALGVNISADLPVIERCLAELGIGFCFAPLYHPAMKRVADVRRALGVPTIFNLLGPLANPASAPCQLLGVGKPAYRPLLAGALAQLGTRRSVVVSGRDGLDEVTLAGATDVSLVQDGQITEFTWSPADFGLQESPLDSLLINDPADSAALIHRVLDNEPGPPREIVILNAAAGLWTAGAATDPRVCAARAERAIASGAAKTLLAKLAEQSQT, from the coding sequence ATGAATAACATCCAGCATTGGACCGAGTTGTGTCAGAATCTCATCGCGGGGCAGGCGCTGTCTATTGAAACAGCGGATCAGGCCCTGGACGCCATCATGCGCGGCGACATTCCCGACGAACAGATCGGAGAATTTCTACTAGCCCTCCGGAACAAAGGGGAAACCGCCGATGAAATCGCCGGCGCCGCCATGGCCCTGCGGCGGCACATGCGGGCGATCCGCTCCCCCCACGCGACATTCCTGGACACGTGCGGCACCGGCGGAGATGGCGCGCGGACTTTTAACATTAGCACCGCCGCCGCGCTCGTTGCCGCCGCTGCCGGCGTCCCCGTGGCCAAACATGGCAACCGCGGCATCAGCAGCAAAAGCGGTTCCGCCGACGTCCTTACCGCGCTGGGCGTCAATATCTCGGCCGACCTCCCTGTTATCGAACGCTGCCTGGCCGAACTGGGAATCGGCTTTTGTTTTGCCCCGCTCTACCACCCCGCGATGAAACGCGTCGCCGACGTCCGCCGCGCCCTGGGCGTGCCGACCATCTTTAATCTGCTGGGGCCATTGGCCAATCCCGCCAGCGCTCCTTGCCAACTGCTAGGCGTGGGAAAGCCGGCGTACAGACCGCTTTTGGCCGGCGCGCTGGCCCAACTGGGAACGCGGCGGTCAGTGGTGGTCAGTGGGCGGGACGGACTGGACGAAGTGACCCTGGCCGGCGCGACAGATGTCTCGCTCGTGCAAGATGGCCAGATAACCGAATTCACCTGGTCGCCCGCCGATTTTGGCTTGCAAGAAAGTCCGCTTGACAGCCTGTTAATCAACGATCCCGCTGACAGCGCGGCGCTCATCCACCGCGTGCTGGACAACGAACCCGGCCCGCCACGCGAGATTGTGATTCTCAACGCCGCCGCGGGACTATGGACGGCGGGCGCGGCGACGGACCCGCGCGTATGCGCAGCGCGGGCAGAGCGGGCAATAGCCAGCGGCGCGGCAAAGACGCTCTTGGCAAAGTTGGCGGAGCAGAGCCAGACCTGA
- a CDS encoding DUF1501 domain-containing protein codes for MHPLDQLRLNLTRRHFFQAGSHLLGGAALATLLGPRGLAFGSDNATRDATAGNTGESAGAVDPALTSTLGKQAALSATHLPPRIKQVIYLHMVGGPSQMDLFDYKPQMAEWYDKDLPESIRNGQRLTTMTSGQSRFPIAPSMYKFKQHGQCGMWVTELLPWTAKMVDDMCFVRSMCTEAINHEPAISYIQTGNQITGRPCLGSWLSYGLGTLNENLPTFVVMVAKPTNTEQMQAISGRLWSSGYLPGEHSAVTFRSSGDPILYINNPAGVPTDIRRKSLDSLNQLNQMTLEQLGDPETRTRIQQYEMAFRMQASVPELTALETEPASTFELYGEAAKKPGTFANTALLARRMVERGVRFVQIYHNNWDHHGNVAGRMPDQCKDVDQACYGLVQDLKSRGLLDSTLVVWGGEFGRTIYSQGGLSKTNYGRDHHPRCFTMWMAGGGFKGGTIYGETDDFSYNILDEAKKVHMRDFHATVLHQLGLDHARFSYRVNGLDSRLTGVEPCRVVRELLA; via the coding sequence ATGCATCCCCTCGACCAACTACGGCTAAATCTGACCCGTCGGCATTTTTTTCAGGCTGGTTCGCACCTGTTGGGCGGGGCGGCCTTGGCCACGCTGCTAGGACCGCGCGGGTTGGCTTTTGGCAGTGATAACGCAACGCGTGATGCCACGGCGGGAAACACGGGCGAAAGTGCGGGCGCCGTTGATCCCGCACTGACCAGCACGCTGGGCAAGCAAGCCGCACTCTCCGCGACGCATCTTCCGCCGAGGATCAAGCAGGTGATTTATTTGCACATGGTCGGCGGTCCTTCCCAGATGGACCTTTTTGATTATAAGCCGCAAATGGCCGAATGGTACGATAAGGACCTGCCGGAAAGCATTCGCAACGGCCAGCGCCTGACCACCATGACCAGCGGCCAAAGCCGGTTTCCCATCGCGCCGTCCATGTATAAATTTAAACAACATGGCCAGTGCGGCATGTGGGTGACGGAGTTACTCCCCTGGACGGCCAAAATGGTGGACGACATGTGCTTTGTGCGCAGCATGTGCACCGAAGCGATCAATCACGAACCGGCCATTAGCTACATTCAAACCGGCAATCAAATCACGGGACGGCCTTGCCTGGGCTCGTGGTTATCCTACGGGCTGGGGACGCTCAACGAAAACCTGCCGACATTTGTGGTCATGGTGGCCAAGCCCACCAATACCGAGCAGATGCAGGCAATTAGCGGGCGACTCTGGAGCAGCGGCTACCTGCCTGGAGAACATTCTGCCGTCACATTTCGCTCTAGCGGCGATCCGATTTTGTATATTAACAACCCCGCGGGCGTGCCAACGGACATTCGCCGCAAGTCGCTGGACAGCCTGAATCAGCTCAATCAAATGACGTTAGAGCAATTGGGCGATCCCGAGACGCGCACCCGCATCCAGCAGTACGAAATGGCGTTTCGGATGCAAGCTAGCGTGCCGGAACTGACCGCGCTCGAAACCGAACCCGCCAGCACGTTTGAATTATACGGCGAGGCGGCCAAAAAGCCCGGAACATTTGCCAATACCGCGCTCCTGGCCCGGCGAATGGTCGAACGCGGTGTCAGGTTTGTGCAGATTTATCACAACAATTGGGACCATCATGGCAATGTGGCGGGGCGGATGCCGGACCAGTGTAAGGATGTGGATCAAGCCTGCTACGGCCTGGTGCAAGACCTGAAATCGCGGGGACTTTTGGATTCGACCCTGGTGGTGTGGGGTGGGGAATTTGGCCGTACGATTTACTCTCAAGGGGGCCTCAGCAAGACCAACTACGGCCGTGACCACCATCCCCGCTGCTTTACCATGTGGATGGCCGGCGGCGGGTTCAAGGGAGGGACCATCTACGGCGAAACCGATGATTTCTCTTACAATATTTTGGACGAGGCCAAAAAAGTTCACATGCGGGACTTTCACGCCACGGTGCTGCACCAACTGGGCCTGGACCACGCCCGGTTTAGCTACCGCGTGAATGGCCTGGACTCGCGGTTGACCGGGGTGGAACCGTGCCGCGTCGTGCGGGAGCTGCTGGCGTAG
- a CDS encoding glucosamine-6-phosphate deaminase, whose amino-acid sequence MQIHIHPDKPTLGRAAAAAGASLIRTAIAERGAAAIIVATGASQFEMLENLVAQPDLDWSRVTAFHLDEYIGLPITHPASFRLYLWRRFVSKLPLPLADFHYLHGDRDPQTECQRVGAILRDTPIDVAFVGIGENGHLAFNDPPADFDATDPYLVVNLDEACRRQQLGEGWFATLDDVPRRAISMSVRQILSSREIICTVPDQRKAVAVARAVEGPITPDVPASILQRHARCELFLDKSAAEMLIHF is encoded by the coding sequence ATGCAAATCCACATCCATCCCGACAAACCGACCCTGGGGCGGGCGGCCGCCGCGGCCGGAGCCAGCCTGATCCGCACGGCAATCGCCGAGCGCGGCGCGGCGGCGATTATTGTCGCCACCGGCGCGTCGCAATTTGAAATGCTGGAAAACCTGGTCGCGCAGCCAGACCTGGACTGGTCGCGCGTCACGGCTTTTCATCTGGACGAGTATATCGGCCTGCCGATCACGCATCCGGCCTCGTTTCGGCTGTATCTGTGGCGGAGGTTTGTTAGTAAACTTCCCTTGCCGCTGGCGGACTTTCATTATCTGCACGGTGACCGCGACCCCCAGACCGAGTGCCAGCGTGTCGGCGCGATCCTGCGCGACACGCCCATTGATGTGGCGTTTGTGGGCATCGGCGAGAATGGGCATCTGGCGTTTAATGATCCGCCGGCGGACTTTGACGCGACGGACCCTTATTTGGTGGTAAATCTGGACGAGGCCTGCCGTCGCCAGCAGTTGGGAGAAGGCTGGTTTGCCACGCTGGACGATGTTCCCCGCCGTGCCATCAGCATGTCCGTGCGGCAAATTCTGTCCAGCCGGGAGATCATTTGCACCGTTCCCGACCAACGCAAAGCCGTCGCGGTCGCGCGGGCGGTCGAGGGGCCAATCACCCCGGATGTCCCGGCCAGTATTTTGCAAAGGCACGCTAGGTGTGAACTATTTTTGGATAAGTCAGCGGCGGAAATGCTTATTCATTTTTAA